GCCCTTGTAGCCCATCTTCTCGATCTTGCCGGGGATCGTGAGGCCCTTGTCGACCTCACCGAAACCGGGTTCCTTCTCGACCAGGAACGTGGTCATGTTCTTGTAGACCGAGTCCTGCCCCTCGTCGGTCTTCACGAGTACGGCGACCAGGTTCGACGTACCGCCGTTGGTCAGCCACATCTTCTGACCGTTGACGACATAACCGTCGCCGTCTTTTGTCGCCTTCGTCTTGATCGCGGCGACGTCGGACCCGCATCCCGGCTCGGACATCGAGAACGCGCCGCGGACGTCACCGGTCGCCATCCGCGGCAGGTACTTCTGCTTCTGCTCGTCGGTCCCGTGCTGGAGCAGCATGTACGCGACGATGAAGTGCGTGTTGATGATCCCGGACACGCTCATCCAGCCACGGGCGATCTCCTCGACGCACAGCGCGTAGGTGAGCAGCGATTCGCCGAGGCCGCCGTACTCCTCGGGGATCATCAGGCCGAACAGGCCGAGTTCCTTGAGGCCCTCGACGATCTCGGTCGGGTACTCGTCGCGGTGCTCGAGCTCGGTCGCGACCGGGAGGATCTCGGCTTCGACGAAGGCCCGGACCGTCTTCAGGATCTCTTCCTGGATGTCGGTCAGCCCGTCGGTCTGCTGCAACCTGCTCATCGCTCGGCTCCTTCGATCGGGTCGCTTACCCGCGAGTATCGCGGTTATCAGCATCCCGGCACGAGGGTGACACCCGCTGTGACACCGGCCACCTGACGAAGGTCGCGTGCCTCACTCGTTGTCGTTGTGCTCCTGACGCGGGAGTGACTGGCTGATGACGCCGAAGAGCGCGGCGATCTGCTGGGTCGGCTGCCAGCGGTGGCGTAGCTGCGCCTCGAAGAGCCGCTGCCGCGCGTCGTAGAAGTGCTCTGCGGCGGACTCGGTGTCACCGTGGTCGATTGCCTGGGCAGCCTGGTCCAGGTCGTTCGCAGCCTCCCGCGGCGCCTTGCTACGGCTGCCCTCCTGCGTCGCGCGCACCTGTGCCGCCAGCGAGCGCAGCCGCTGCACCAGGACCGCCTGCGGGTTCTGCGTCTGCTTCTGCGTCGGCTTCTTCGTCGGGGTCGTCTTGGTCTTGGTGGGAGTAGGGGTCGGCTTGGGCTTCTGTGTGGTCTTGGGGGCCGCTGTGGCCTTCTGCACCGGAGCGGACGGCGTGCCGCCGGCCTGTGCGGGCGGATCGTTCGACACGCCTGCCCGCAGCAGGAGAGCTCCCACCACAGCCGCCACCGCCACCGCAGCAGCCGCACCTGCCTTGGCCAGCGGGAAGCCCCTGCGGGCCGCCCGATGTGTCGCCGGCGTCGGCTCGTCGGAGTCTTCCTCCCACTTGCCCACACCGAGCACATCGGCGGCCGCAGGTGGTGTGAAGGCCAGCACCTGGGTCTGGTTGGCCGGTGCGAGCAGTGCGGCCACGTCATGCTCCGACGACGGGCGATCCGCCGGGTCCTTGGCCAGCAGGTGCGCTACGAGGTTCGCCAGCTCAGGCGGTACGTCGGCACGCGTGACAGGCGGAGGCGGTACGTCGAGATGCTGCCGCATGACCACGTCGACGGTCGGGCCGGTGAACGGCGGCGTACCGGCCAGGAGCTCGTGGAGGACGCAGCCGAACGAGTACCAGTCGCTGGCCGCGGTGGCGGGCTCGCCACGGACCTGTTCCGGCGCCACGTACGACGCCGTACCGAGCAGGACGCCCAGGCCGGTCGTCTCGCTACCTGTCTGCTTGGCGATGCCGAAGTCGGTCATCTTGAGGGTGCCGTCGGGAGCCATCAGCAGGTTGCCCGGCTTCACGTCGCGGTGCACGATCCCGGCCGCGTGCGCCGCGTCCAGCGCGCGGGCGCCCTGCAAGGCGATGTCCTCGACCAGCGCGGCCGCCGGGAGTCCCGACGTACGCATCAGTTTGGCCAGATCAGGGCCCTGCACGAGTTCCATCACCAGGAACACGTGATCGCCCTCGGTGCCGACGTCGTACGTCGCGACGACGTTCGGATGTGTCAATCGAGCGGCTGATTGAGCCTCGGCGCGAAACCTCTGGACCGCATCCATCGGGTCGCCTTCGAGGCTGCGCAGCAGTTTCACCGCGACCTGACGGGCGAGGACCGTGTCCTCCGCCTGCCACACCTCACCTGCACCGCCCCTGCCCAGCAGGGTCAGCAACCGGTACCGACCTGCCAGTACCTCGCCGTTCACTCAAACACACCTTCCGCAGCGGACCGGATCACCTTAGGCGGGAAGTGCCGGATCTTCGAGTCCGCGGCCAATTCCTTGAACAACCTCTGCAGAGAGCAAGCGACGTACTACGGTGTGGTGATGAAGCGATCACTCACCGCCCTGATCGCGGCCGTTCTGGTCGCGACGACGCTGACTACGACAACCGCCTCCGCAGCCCCCGTCTCCAAGCCCGTGGCGAAGTGTGAGTTCACGCCGACGCCCGAGAACCCGGCGGCCAAGCCCGTTCGGATCCCGTCCCCGGTGGCCCGCGCCAAGGGCACGGTCGACGTGTACTTCGTGACGAACTACGGACCGTTCGTGGTCCGGATGGACCGCGCCAACGCGCCCTGCGGCGTGCACAACTTCGTGCACCTGGTGAAGAGCCGGTTCTACGACGCGACGCAGTGCTTCCGGCTGACGAACTCTGCCCGGCTGGGCGTCCTGCAGTGCGGTGACATCTACCGCCAGGAAGAGGGCGGGCCGGGGTACAAGTTCCCCGACGAGGTCACCGGCCAGGAGACCTACCCGCGCGGCACCGTTGCCTACGGCAACCAGGGCCCGGGCACCAACGGCTCGGAGTTCTTCGTCGTGCACTCGTTCGCGAACATCGCCCCGAACTACACCGTCCTCGGCCACGTGATCGCCGGCATGTCCACCTTCGACCGCATGGTCGCAGCCGGCATCGCCGACCCCGACCAGGACGGCCCACCCGCCAAGCCCATCCGCATCTACAAGGTCTGGACCCGCTGAGGGGAGGGTAATTCGAGCAGTACGCCGCTAACTTGAGGGTGTGGGCACACGCGGACGCCCCCGGCACCCCGACGTACTGACACCCGCCGAGTGGCAGGTGGTGCACGCGGTGC
This Kribbella sp. NBC_00482 DNA region includes the following protein-coding sequences:
- a CDS encoding acyl-CoA dehydrogenase family protein, with product MSRLQQTDGLTDIQEEILKTVRAFVEAEILPVATELEHRDEYPTEIVEGLKELGLFGLMIPEEYGGLGESLLTYALCVEEIARGWMSVSGIINTHFIVAYMLLQHGTDEQKQKYLPRMATGDVRGAFSMSEPGCGSDVAAIKTKATKDGDGYVVNGQKMWLTNGGTSNLVAVLVKTDEGQDSVYKNMTTFLVEKEPGFGEVDKGLTIPGKIEKMGYKGVDTTELVFDGYRIDAGQILGGVPGKGFYQMMDGVEVGRVNVAARGCGVARRAFELGISYAQQRETFGKKIAEHQAVLFRLADMAVKVEAAHELMVKAARKKDSGSRNDFEAGVAKYLASEYCSQVVEDSFRIHGGYGFSKEYEIERLYREAPMLLIGEGTADIQRMIIGRRLLEDYKL
- a CDS encoding serine/threonine-protein kinase, which translates into the protein MNGEVLAGRYRLLTLLGRGGAGEVWQAEDTVLARQVAVKLLRSLEGDPMDAVQRFRAEAQSAARLTHPNVVATYDVGTEGDHVFLVMELVQGPDLAKLMRTSGLPAAALVEDIALQGARALDAAHAAGIVHRDVKPGNLLMAPDGTLKMTDFGIAKQTGSETTGLGVLLGTASYVAPEQVRGEPATAASDWYSFGCVLHELLAGTPPFTGPTVDVVMRQHLDVPPPPVTRADVPPELANLVAHLLAKDPADRPSSEHDVAALLAPANQTQVLAFTPPAAADVLGVGKWEEDSDEPTPATHRAARRGFPLAKAGAAAAVAVAAVVGALLLRAGVSNDPPAQAGGTPSAPVQKATAAPKTTQKPKPTPTPTKTKTTPTKKPTQKQTQNPQAVLVQRLRSLAAQVRATQEGSRSKAPREAANDLDQAAQAIDHGDTESAAEHFYDARQRLFEAQLRHRWQPTQQIAALFGVISQSLPRQEHNDNE
- a CDS encoding peptidylprolyl isomerase encodes the protein MKRSLTALIAAVLVATTLTTTTASAAPVSKPVAKCEFTPTPENPAAKPVRIPSPVARAKGTVDVYFVTNYGPFVVRMDRANAPCGVHNFVHLVKSRFYDATQCFRLTNSARLGVLQCGDIYRQEEGGPGYKFPDEVTGQETYPRGTVAYGNQGPGTNGSEFFVVHSFANIAPNYTVLGHVIAGMSTFDRMVAAGIADPDQDGPPAKPIRIYKVWTR